One genomic window of Candidatus Dojkabacteria bacterium includes the following:
- a CDS encoding peptidylprolyl isomerase yields the protein MSKVWDQHKKVLLPLMGAVVVILLMALTGFGTGFDFGIFDSDGSTKRKTYKEYPKTVITSGFDYSAVVNVKNVGSFTIDLFEEEVPKGVNSFVFLAEEKFFDGLTIHYINGGTLFQTGDPKGDGSGGPGYTFVDEIKSSVAVKAYSVVYANEGTANSNGSQFFVVCSGVSSRKLSEWNGEFTVFGEVTEGTKIVDSVCGKETNSDGSPKTAIKIQTVTIKKVSY from the coding sequence ATGTCAAAAGTTTGGGATCAACACAAAAAGGTATTGCTGCCGCTGATGGGTGCCGTTGTCGTTATTTTGCTTATGGCTCTTACAGGATTTGGTACCGGATTTGATTTTGGAATTTTTGATAGCGATGGTTCCACAAAAAGGAAGACTTACAAGGAATATCCCAAAACTGTAATTACTTCAGGGTTTGACTATTCTGCAGTAGTTAATGTAAAAAATGTTGGTAGTTTTACAATTGATCTTTTTGAAGAGGAAGTCCCTAAGGGTGTTAATAGTTTTGTTTTTCTTGCGGAAGAAAAGTTCTTTGACGGATTAACAATTCACTATATTAATGGTGGAACGCTTTTTCAAACAGGTGATCCAAAGGGTGACGGATCGGGTGGCCCGGGATATACTTTTGTCGACGAAATCAAATCTAGTGTTGCGGTAAAGGCTTACTCTGTTGTTTATGCCAACGAAGGAACGGCAAACTCAAATGGAAGTCAATTTTTTGTTGTATGTTCAGGCGTTTCTTCCCGAAAACTTTCCGAATGGAATGGTGAATTTACCGTGTTTGGTGAAGTTACCGAGGGAACTAAAATAGTCGATTCTGTTTGCGGAAAGGAAACCAACTCCGACGGTTCGCCCAAGACTGCCATAAAAATTCAAACGGTTACTATTAAAAAAGTAAGCTACTAA
- a CDS encoding Ig-like domain-containing protein, with translation MTQATAYLNENLFETLFWVTVVLIPLFLTVNIIKILINKKKSKQSLDSTKPHIPEQLSEQLIAVTDNKVRLFFRKIGRFIKVFFTKNPRFWANFLFFFFDVVLFSAIIGNIYYMFFTKPEIAYSIPELEEHWMDQETPVEIVFNVPVKVEELKENISPNVEGRWEYVQCFPNIPFLNLVRRIKFYPKETIAPETRVVIYITGISRLTKQENHEYARDFYAAYMPTVTSTSPENGFDKVRIEDSIIFNINNSNEKITAWEIITNPAFEFTTTTSEGRLVVTPTRPFDQGTEYTITLYKTIYRYNIETGEVVETLETNEETVLQFKTVPAPGLLDYSPKGESSRVDSPIKIQFDGDVNRKEVEERFTIEPTIDGSISWEENTLTFMPNAPLPYGTTYTIRIAPGFHNLDGGVRDNEIVLSFSTVGEIRILQTTPVANSTGVKVDNRIISIVFNQEVDQASAQQHFTISPYIAGTFSWNGNTMNYTTGANFAYSTTYTATVSAGVKSIYGLDLSTPYSIRFTTASDRTVITGVPWYKQTESFTCNVQATNMVLGYYGVYLGEQGVKNAFGIGQWLNESEGTGGNPHEDWIEFFGIFWEPAYDLVSQYRPAEIKQGWTVQGLTQMIQNGDLAIIWWHNDWSTFYWKTWVTPGGQTITGLNGTHSEVVIGFIGPAENPTHMITNDPWRGAGRIYDIATFTRLWAVYNNTAVVVY, from the coding sequence ATGACACAAGCGACAGCCTATTTAAATGAAAATTTGTTTGAGACTCTTTTTTGGGTAACAGTTGTACTAATCCCCCTGTTTCTGACTGTAAACATTATAAAAATATTAATCAACAAGAAAAAATCAAAACAATCACTGGACAGTACAAAACCACATATTCCCGAACAATTATCCGAGCAGCTTATCGCCGTTACCGATAACAAAGTCCGATTATTTTTCAGAAAAATCGGCCGTTTCATTAAGGTCTTTTTTACGAAAAATCCAAGATTTTGGGCGAATTTTCTGTTCTTCTTTTTTGACGTTGTTCTCTTTAGTGCAATTATTGGAAATATATATTACATGTTCTTTACGAAACCTGAAATTGCATACTCTATTCCTGAACTTGAGGAACATTGGATGGATCAAGAAACCCCTGTAGAGATAGTATTTAACGTTCCGGTCAAAGTAGAAGAATTAAAAGAAAACATATCCCCAAATGTTGAAGGACGCTGGGAATACGTACAGTGTTTCCCAAATATTCCATTTCTAAACTTAGTTCGAAGAATAAAATTCTATCCTAAGGAAACGATTGCTCCCGAAACAAGAGTCGTAATATATATAACCGGAATCTCGCGCTTAACAAAACAGGAAAATCATGAATATGCAAGAGATTTTTATGCTGCTTATATGCCCACAGTTACCTCTACAAGTCCCGAAAACGGATTCGACAAAGTCCGCATAGAGGATTCGATCATTTTTAATATAAACAATTCCAACGAAAAAATCACTGCATGGGAAATTATCACAAATCCTGCATTTGAATTTACAACAACCACGTCAGAAGGAAGGCTTGTTGTAACTCCGACTCGACCATTTGACCAAGGTACAGAGTACACAATCACTCTATACAAAACAATTTATCGTTACAACATTGAAACCGGTGAAGTCGTGGAAACACTTGAAACCAACGAAGAGACAGTACTACAATTTAAAACAGTTCCGGCACCGGGCCTACTTGATTATTCCCCGAAGGGTGAGAGTTCCAGAGTTGATAGCCCAATTAAAATTCAGTTTGACGGTGACGTAAACAGAAAAGAAGTTGAGGAACGATTTACCATTGAACCAACCATTGACGGTTCGATATCCTGGGAAGAAAATACCCTTACCTTTATGCCTAATGCACCCTTACCCTACGGCACCACTTATACAATCCGAATTGCACCCGGATTCCATAACCTAGACGGTGGTGTACGTGACAACGAAATTGTTCTATCTTTCTCAACAGTCGGTGAAATCAGAATATTGCAAACAACTCCGGTAGCAAATTCGACTGGGGTAAAAGTAGATAACAGAATAATAAGTATTGTATTTAATCAGGAAGTTGATCAGGCCTCTGCCCAGCAGCACTTTACAATTTCTCCATATATTGCAGGAACCTTTTCGTGGAATGGAAATACCATGAACTATACCACCGGAGCCAATTTTGCCTACAGCACAACCTACACGGCCACAGTTTCGGCAGGAGTAAAATCAATTTATGGACTTGATCTTTCTACGCCATATTCCATTAGATTTACAACCGCATCAGATAGAACCGTAATTACCGGAGTACCCTGGTATAAGCAAACGGAATCATTTACCTGTAATGTGCAAGCTACTAACATGGTACTTGGATACTACGGCGTATATCTTGGAGAACAAGGGGTTAAAAATGCTTTTGGAATTGGCCAATGGCTAAACGAATCCGAAGGAACGGGAGGAAATCCACATGAAGACTGGATCGAGTTTTTTGGCATATTCTGGGAACCGGCATATGATCTTGTATCCCAGTATCGACCTGCTGAAATAAAGCAGGGCTGGACAGTTCAGGGTCTTACACAAATGATTCAAAATGGTGATCTGGCAATCATTTGGTGGCACAACGACTGGAGTACCTTTTACTGGAAAACCTGGGTAACACCAGGCGGACAAACAATTACCGGACTTAACGGAACCCACTCCGAAGTTGTAATTGGATTTATCGGTCCGGCTGAAAACCCTACCCACATGATTACAAACGATCCATGGCGTGGTGCAGGTCGTATTTACGACATTGCCACATTTACCAGACTTTGGGCGGTTTATAACAATACCGCGGTAGTAGTATATTAA
- a CDS encoding DUF1624 domain-containing protein — protein sequence MAKKTTSTTRDKTIDILRAVAIITMTYTHSVVFFHDFSNNILLWFSDIGGNISFTLFLFCFGAAIYYSFLKNPTKEKRNKLLKRAGLWLLIYYVLAFLGRYTEHRSLTAGIFWQILTFSKIVPFTEFFIAFPLILIITLIIPRLTTVISKNPFILGLFSFALYILGSITVQLLTESSIISLFVGYKTLHYFPVLFYSSIYLLGINYALSTKNSDKSVFSSMGLILTIIFYFISQLVGQFSRFPPSIQFLMYGLIFTYGILFAISIFESIKHKWVQKILDLLQKLGNRALTVFMINTVILFAYKYFLHNTSFSQWYIVLLLWLVGLVTSALSQITL from the coding sequence ATGGCAAAGAAAACTACCTCCACCACTCGCGATAAAACAATCGACATATTAAGGGCCGTTGCAATTATCACCATGACATATACCCATTCGGTAGTGTTTTTCCACGACTTTTCAAACAATATCCTTTTGTGGTTCAGTGATATTGGTGGGAATATCTCATTTACGCTGTTTCTTTTTTGCTTTGGTGCTGCAATTTACTACTCTTTCCTGAAAAACCCCACCAAAGAGAAACGAAACAAGCTTTTAAAACGTGCGGGTTTATGGCTTTTAATCTATTACGTTCTTGCATTTTTAGGGCGATATACAGAGCACAGATCCTTAACTGCAGGTATATTCTGGCAAATTCTTACTTTTTCTAAGATAGTTCCTTTTACCGAATTCTTCATAGCCTTCCCATTAATTCTAATAATCACACTTATCATTCCAAGATTAACCACGGTTATATCAAAAAATCCATTTATTCTCGGGCTCTTTTCGTTCGCACTTTATATTCTTGGGTCAATTACTGTTCAACTACTCACCGAATCGTCGATTATAAGCCTTTTTGTAGGATACAAAACCTTGCACTACTTCCCAGTTCTTTTCTATTCGTCAATATATCTTTTAGGAATAAATTATGCGCTAAGTACAAAAAACAGCGACAAGTCTGTTTTCTCGTCAATGGGTTTAATTTTGACAATTATCTTTTATTTCATTTCACAATTAGTAGGTCAATTTAGCAGATTTCCACCGTCAATCCAATTTTTAATGTACGGATTAATCTTTACCTACGGTATTCTTTTTGCAATTTCAATCTTTGAAAGTATAAAACACAAGTGGGTTCAAAAGATTTTGGACCTGCTCCAAAAGTTAGGTAACAGAGCGTTAACCGTCTTTATGATTAATACAGTAATTCTCTTTGCTTACAAGTATTTTCTACATAATACAAGCTTTTCCCAATGGTATATTGTATTGTTGCTTTGGCTGGTTGGTCTTGTAACAAGCGCACTATCCCAAATAACCCTATGA
- a CDS encoding undecaprenyl diphosphate synthase family protein, which yields MKLSDFHAITVVLSGHINKKRFLKTVSDKAKKLNIVGFAQFKQDNSCKIHAEGTKTVLSEFLDTLNRQTAEFDLNEVNVSWIDPYKIYNDFRTIDHPTWNPTVISPSPTHKTQIIEPVKYKKIPTHVAILPIEMIMWGKELYKPLTPWLRRTQRSFETIIELSQKLKIKYLTILEMHSSVWKLKTDQIRSQLHLTHRWIEFMQPFFNTFGIRLKVIGRRNRLPTELSALIAKVEKNTRNNKKLTFTLAIDYSGKNEITEAVNAIIQSKIPSVDENTLDSFLWTHELPPIDLVITNGGVTSLQGHFSCKAENASVYVSNKLFSELNTAEILKAIETFNNDQKILLGK from the coding sequence ATGAAATTGAGCGATTTCCACGCAATAACGGTAGTCTTAAGTGGACACATTAACAAAAAGCGCTTTCTGAAAACTGTTTCGGATAAGGCAAAAAAGCTTAATATTGTCGGATTTGCACAATTTAAACAGGATAACAGTTGCAAGATCCACGCAGAAGGTACAAAAACAGTTCTTTCCGAATTTCTTGATACATTAAACAGGCAAACAGCAGAGTTTGATCTTAATGAAGTTAATGTTTCATGGATAGACCCTTATAAAATTTATAACGACTTTAGGACGATAGATCACCCGACATGGAATCCAACAGTTATATCCCCTTCCCCTACACATAAAACCCAAATTATCGAGCCGGTTAAGTACAAAAAAATCCCAACTCATGTTGCAATCCTTCCAATCGAGATGATTATGTGGGGAAAAGAGCTTTATAAACCCCTCACTCCATGGTTGCGACGTACCCAAAGAAGTTTTGAAACCATTATCGAGTTGTCTCAAAAGCTAAAAATCAAGTATTTGACAATATTAGAGATGCACTCATCGGTTTGGAAACTAAAGACAGATCAAATTAGAAGCCAGCTACATCTTACGCACAGGTGGATTGAATTTATGCAACCATTCTTTAATACGTTTGGCATTAGACTAAAAGTTATCGGACGTAGAAATCGTCTTCCGACCGAGCTTTCTGCACTTATAGCAAAGGTTGAAAAAAACACCCGCAACAATAAAAAACTTACATTTACCCTAGCAATTGACTATTCAGGGAAAAATGAGATTACCGAAGCCGTAAATGCCATAATTCAGTCTAAAATTCCTTCTGTTGACGAAAATACTCTAGATTCCTTTTTATGGACTCATGAATTACCACCTATTGACCTTGTAATTACAAATGGCGGGGTAACAAGCCTACAGGGACACTTTTCCTGCAAAGCAGAAAATGCATCGGTTTACGTAAGCAATAAACTATTTTCCGAACTTAACACAGCTGAAATACTAAAAGCAATAGAAACATTTAATAATGATCAGAAAATTCTTTTAGGTAAATAG
- the rho gene encoding transcription termination factor Rho: MEIKELLNLSLPDLRDKSKAEGIKGVSELARQSLISELLRIYTQKDGEISVTGVLEVMNDMTHGVLRTEGLLPGSNDVYISGTQIRKFNLRTGDEIKGPARLPNEGERYLSLLKVETVNGREPNKSVIRTAFEKLTPVFPDKQMKLETTKDVLSTRVIDLLAPIGFGQRAMVVSPPKAGKTWLLKDIAAGIEKNYPNVLLMALLVGERPEEVTDMQRSIKGQVYAANFDEKPDLHTKISEMVLDRAKRLAEMGEDVVILMDSVTRLARAYNIVMPTSGKTLSGGFDPAALYPPKRFFGAARNFEDGGSLTIVATALVDTGSRMDDLIYEEFKGTGNMELHLDRKLANMRIYPAIDVVASGTRNEELLLKGELLNQSWRVRRMLEALEKGDEEPARVLVEQLARTKNNEEFLAKIADGSM; encoded by the coding sequence ATGGAAATTAAAGAGCTATTAAATCTTTCACTTCCCGATCTTCGTGACAAATCAAAAGCCGAAGGAATCAAGGGAGTATCCGAGCTTGCAAGGCAAAGTCTTATTAGTGAACTTCTAAGAATTTATACTCAAAAAGACGGTGAAATCTCTGTAACCGGAGTTCTGGAGGTCATGAATGACATGACCCATGGGGTTCTGCGTACTGAAGGACTTTTGCCCGGTAGTAATGACGTTTACATATCAGGTACCCAAATTCGAAAATTTAACCTTCGAACGGGTGATGAAATCAAAGGTCCGGCAAGGCTTCCAAACGAAGGTGAAAGATACTTAAGTCTTTTAAAGGTTGAAACCGTAAACGGTAGGGAGCCTAATAAAAGTGTTATTAGAACAGCGTTTGAAAAGCTCACCCCGGTTTTCCCCGATAAGCAAATGAAACTTGAGACCACAAAAGACGTCTTATCAACCCGTGTAATTGATCTTTTGGCTCCAATAGGTTTTGGACAACGAGCAATGGTTGTTTCGCCTCCTAAAGCCGGTAAAACGTGGCTTCTAAAGGATATTGCTGCCGGAATTGAAAAAAATTATCCTAATGTTCTTTTAATGGCACTTTTAGTTGGTGAAAGGCCTGAAGAGGTAACCGATATGCAACGAAGTATTAAAGGACAGGTTTATGCCGCAAACTTTGACGAAAAGCCTGACCTTCACACCAAAATATCAGAAATGGTACTTGATAGAGCTAAGCGACTTGCTGAAATGGGTGAAGATGTAGTAATTCTTATGGATAGTGTAACACGACTTGCTCGTGCATATAACATTGTAATGCCAACATCAGGTAAAACACTCTCAGGTGGATTTGATCCTGCCGCCCTTTATCCGCCAAAGCGATTTTTTGGTGCTGCACGTAACTTTGAAGATGGTGGAAGTCTAACAATTGTTGCCACCGCACTTGTTGATACAGGCAGTCGAATGGATGATCTCATCTACGAAGAATTCAAAGGAACAGGCAATATGGAACTTCACTTGGATAGAAAACTTGCAAATATGCGTATTTATCCTGCAATCGATGTTGTTGCATCGGGCACTCGAAACGAGGAACTCTTGCTTAAAGGTGAGTTACTTAATCAATCTTGGAGAGTTCGTAGAATGCTTGAAGCGCTAGAAAAGGGTGATGAGGAGCCTGCTCGAGTACTTGTAGAGCAACTTGCAAGAACCAAGAATAATGAAGAGTTTCTGGCAAAAATTGCCGACGGTAGTATGTAA
- a CDS encoding phosphomannomutase/phosphoglucomutase: MNQQLLDSVFHAYDIRGKVPEELDEAFFEILGKTFVEYLNAKNIVVGYDIRPESKGFHDAFAKGAISAGCNVTSIGEIGTELLYFAVGSNPKFDGGVVVTASHNPAGWNGCKLVGKDVSFVEISKIKNLMSSNLINDSENTNGTYSELDIFPAYKSKVLSFLGDVKIKPMKVIVDAGNGIGGKLFDYIFSDLPLSVTRMYFEPDGTFPNHVADPMKEENVSELKKRVKVENFDLGIAFDADADRVFFIDSKGRNPTGEYTGVVLAKELLKKEPEDSVIVHDPRIVWPIINELKKVKAKAAVCKPGHIFFKQKMRELNAVFGMEMSSHFFYRDFYYADSGMITTVIFLKLLSGGFDFTKEMDYYYENYPNSGEVNYTVSNVADVLAQVKLAYPEGKLDTTDGIGVSFGDWRFSLRASNTQPLIRLNVEATSVPLVIENFKEIEHIIDGKRDNIPVRTELR, translated from the coding sequence GTGAATCAGCAGCTTTTAGATTCTGTTTTTCATGCATATGATATTCGAGGAAAGGTTCCGGAAGAACTAGATGAAGCTTTTTTTGAGATATTAGGAAAGACATTTGTTGAGTATTTGAATGCAAAAAACATTGTGGTCGGTTACGACATAAGACCCGAAAGTAAGGGTTTTCACGATGCCTTTGCAAAAGGAGCAATATCGGCGGGCTGTAATGTTACAAGTATAGGCGAAATAGGCACTGAACTTCTTTACTTTGCGGTAGGATCCAACCCAAAATTTGACGGAGGGGTAGTTGTTACTGCATCACATAATCCAGCCGGTTGGAACGGCTGTAAGCTTGTAGGTAAGGACGTTAGTTTTGTGGAAATTTCTAAAATAAAGAACTTAATGAGCTCGAATTTGATAAATGATTCTGAAAATACAAACGGAACTTATTCTGAACTTGATATTTTTCCTGCCTATAAATCCAAGGTGCTATCGTTTTTAGGGGACGTAAAAATTAAACCGATGAAAGTCATAGTTGATGCAGGCAACGGAATTGGGGGAAAATTGTTTGATTACATATTTAGCGACTTACCGCTTTCCGTTACCAGGATGTATTTTGAACCCGATGGCACTTTTCCAAATCATGTAGCCGATCCAATGAAAGAGGAAAATGTTTCCGAGCTTAAAAAGAGAGTAAAAGTCGAAAATTTTGACTTAGGAATTGCGTTTGATGCCGATGCTGATAGGGTGTTTTTTATAGATTCAAAGGGACGAAATCCAACAGGTGAGTATACGGGCGTAGTTTTGGCAAAGGAGCTCTTAAAAAAGGAGCCTGAAGATTCAGTAATAGTTCATGATCCTAGAATTGTTTGGCCAATTATTAACGAACTTAAAAAAGTTAAAGCTAAGGCGGCTGTGTGCAAGCCTGGTCATATATTTTTTAAACAGAAAATGAGAGAGCTAAATGCAGTTTTTGGAATGGAGATGAGTTCACACTTCTTTTATAGAGATTTTTATTATGCAGATAGTGGAATGATAACAACGGTAATATTTTTAAAACTCTTATCAGGTGGGTTTGATTTTACAAAAGAGATGGATTATTACTACGAAAATTACCCCAACTCCGGTGAAGTTAATTACACTGTTTCTAATGTGGCCGATGTGTTAGCGCAAGTAAAATTGGCTTACCCTGAAGGTAAACTTGATACCACCGATGGAATAGGCGTCTCCTTTGGCGACTGGAGGTTTTCCCTGCGTGCATCTAATACGCAGCCACTTATCAGGTTAAATGTTGAAGCAACGTCAGTTCCCTTAGTTATAGAGAATTTCAAAGAAATAGAGCACATTATCGACGGTAAGCGGGACAATATTCCTGTGCGAACCGAACTTAGATAG